A section of the Labrus bergylta chromosome 21, fLabBer1.1, whole genome shotgun sequence genome encodes:
- the LOC114920167 gene encoding interferon a3-like, whose product MLGRILCVCVFLGVFSAGSPLSCKWMDHKFRQFSKTSLDLLDTMAHNSTNSTEDAEVKHTVSFPHELYSQADKAAAADKLSFTVQVLNEMETLLNKNHSSASWEEKTVDSFLGVVSRQADGLHSCIRSHGHKKHNKKLHMSFKRLSHVLEQMGHSAEAWELIRKEIKTHLMRADLLITSLLTAN is encoded by the exons ATGCTCGGCaggattttgtgtgtgtgtgtgttcctcggTGTGTTCAGTGCAGGCTCCCCGCTGAGCTGCAAATGGATGGATCATAAATTCAGACAGTTCAGTAAAACCTCTTTGGATCTCCTGGACACCATG gctcaTAACTCCACTAACAGCACTGAGGATGCTGAAGTGAAGCACACTGTGAGCTTCCCTCATGAGCTGTACAGCCAGGCGGACAAAGCAGCT GCGGCGGATAAACTCAGCTTCACAGTCCAGGTTCTGAATGAGATGGAGACCCTGCTCAATAAGAATCACAGCTCTGCATCATGGGAGGAGAAAACTGTGGACAGCTTTCTGGGCGTTGTGAGCCGGCAGGCTGACGGCCTTCACTCCTGT ATCCGGAGCCACGGCCACAAGAAGCACAACAAGAAGCTGCACATGAGTTTCAAGAGACTGTCACATGTCCTCGAGCAAATg GGTCACAGTGCTGAAGCCTGGGAGCTGATCAGGAAGGAAATCAAAACTCATCTGATGAGAGCCGACCTTCTGATTACATCTCTGCTCACCGCCAACTAA
- the plekhm1 gene encoding pleckstrin homology domain-containing family M member 1 codes for MLATQMPEMPPEAKDVKQIKEKLAQSLKALQKRYVTSDTVVTSDDADANLLCCALEAIFIHGIKTKYIRLEAGGRSKKGDRGPLPQPFFWSLLKTVTHRDVITELEKLSFVGTDVGRCRAWLRLALNDGLLECYLASLFREDSKLRAHYQPSALLLNAEEREVLLSYLQGLASLTFSLSYKSAVLNEWTNTPLGLAGLVPLSQADSLDLPIKSGDLPTSKSVYKDSWDTVSQSSGSSDALDLQRGLGLLVSRGSNGSQGGRTTLNSSNLSLDTTGSSQLSSSLSSDSLLQGQDPRSPTGEQCSSSDLEMPITVNHSSSSKRIQKDSLTEFRESGQCSQDSMHEDSFVSSTGPDHFSETAIFSGSDSEAPAPTTPPGDQSQNSALSDSEQPQTSPELPSSDENNGNSSFEACICTSSEINSDTDVLSTVSEPAEEVTTTRAEASPEQEGKEAATSEQKTSESSVNQGVRRSSSILSRKLSSDSLSHSRSWICEDDIYKPHLEEESEDEEEPPPAEPKVSQSAPSVVHRRQIGIPNPFRGLLKLGHLERRGAVGIWRDYYCELSPFEFRMYLNAEERACYDNCSLLRCEDARVTSPEGRFELVFQGKHLYLRAANGDGAEDWVERIVEAVNKCRPASRVDETWEVLQPENGVDVSSPSSGLSSPERGSSSSDVRSNGVQEAPPPQQDFDWTRTADLETDAIKEAVLYFSTDPEARTWAPLVFSLSLEALKGFQVREGRKLLRLNHSIEEIRDVVPDVSMGGPAFFKLLTVKETLKLRAESPEEARSWRVLIRGALDAYLECGEDGVSGESAVGQPEVNGNLHRLVQHRLKEDGAFLVHLCAVPSEKGLDAQGFRCAGCPRQIGPCRSRARLCEFSGQYYCDSCHHGDTTVIPSRMVHNWDLTQREVSKKALRLLAQVEHEPLLNVEQLNPDLMLHAEPMAQAHNLRQRLRLLGDYLFTCRSGACKKLQARMEQRSYMLESSHLYSVMDLRQIAEDQYANYLLTLLQHASNHVFHCDLCTQRGFICQTCHADDIIFPFQFEITTRCKDCKAVFHLACKAPDDPCPRCQRMKKYLERDLQD; via the exons ATGCTAGCCACACAGATGCCAGAAATGCCACCTGAGGCTAAAGATGTCAAACAG ATCAAAGAGAAGTTGGCACAGTCTCTAAAGGCCCTGCAGAAGCGATACGTGACGTCAGACACCGTGGTCACCAGTGACGATGCTGACGCTAACCTCCTCTGCTGTGCCCTTGAGGCCATCTTCATCCACGGTATCAAGACCAAGTACATCCGCTTGGAGGCTGGGGGCCGGAGCAAGAAAGGAGACAGAGGACCCCTCCCTCAGCCTTTCTTCTGGAGCCTTCTCAAGACAGTTACCCACCG TGATGTGATCACAGAGCTGGAGAAACTCAGCTTCGTGGGCACGGACGTGGGTCGCTGTCGAGCGTGGCTGCGACTCGCCCTGAACGACGGCCTGCTGGAGTGTTACCTCGCCTCTCTGTTCCGGGAGGACTCCAAGCTGCGGGCCCACTACCAGCCCAGTGCCTTGCTCCTGAACGCAGAGGAACGGGAGGTTCTCCTCAGCTACCTCCAGGGTCTAGCTTCGCTCACATTCAGCCTTTCTTACAAATCAGCTGTGCTAAACGAATGGACCAACACGCCTCTGGGTCTGGCTGGACTCGTCCCCTTGTCCCAGGCGGACTCTCTTGACCTGCCCATTAAAAGCGGAGACCTTCCCACCTCTAAGTCTGTGTATAAAGACTCATGGGATACTGTGTCTCAGTCGTCAGGCTCTTCAGATGCTCTGGATCTGCAGAGAGGTCTGGGGCTGCTGGTAAGCAGAGGGTCGAATGGATCACAAGGGGGAAGGACTACGTTAAACTCATCTAATTTAAGCCTGGACACCACAGGCTCCTCTCAGCTCTCCTCCAGTTTGAGCTCCGATAGCCTCCTGCAGGGGCAGGACCCCCGCAGCCCCACAGGAGAGCAGTGTTCATCATCTGACCTGGAAATGCCAATTACTGTCAAccatagcagcagcagcaagaggATACAGAAAGA TTCTCTGACTGAGTTCAGGGAGAGTGGCCAATGCAGTCAGGACTCCATGCATGAAGACTCGTTTGTCTCCAGCACGGGTCCAGATCACTTCTCTGAGACGGCCATTTTCAGCGGCTCTGACAGCGAGGCCCCCGCTCCTACTACACCACCCGGAGACCAAAGCCAGAACTCTGCTCTGTCTGATTCAGAGCAGCCACAAACATCCCCCGAACTGCCATCATCTGATGAGAACAATGGCAACTCTTCTTTTGAAGCGTGCATTTGTACATCTTCTGAGATCAACTCGGACACAGACGTGCTCTCGACAGTCAGCGAGCCTGCAGAGGAAGTTACCACGACCAGAGCCGAGGCGAGTCCTGAGCAGGAAGGGAAAGAAGCAGCGACGTCAGAGCAGAAGACCTCTGAGTCTTCAGTTAATCAAGGCGTACGTCGATCTTCCAGCATCCTGAGCAGGAAGTTATCCTCGGACTCTTTATCA CATTCCCGCTCCTGGATCTGTGAGGACGACATCTACAAGCCCCATCTGGAGGAGGAGtcggaggacgaggaggagccTCCTCCCGCTGAGCCGAAGGTCTCTCAGTCAGCTCCCAGTGTCGTCCATCGCAGACAGATAG GGATCCCCAACCCGTTTCGGGGCTTGCTGAAGCTCGGTCATCTGGAGCGTCGAGGCGCTGTGGGGATTTGGCGAGACTACTACTGCGAGCTGTCGCCGTTTGAGTTCCGCATGTACCTCAACGCAGAGGAGCGGGCGTGCTACGACAACTGCTCCCTGCTGAGATGCGAGGATGCTCGCGTCACCTCGCCCGAGGGCCGCTTCGAGCTGGTCTTTCAAGGGAAGCACCTGTACCTCCGGGCCGCAAACGGAGATGGGGCAGAGGACTGGGTGGAACGCATAGTGGAGGCTGTCAACAAATGTCGGCCTGCGTCTCGTGTTGACGAGACGTGGGAGGTGCTGCAGCCGGAGAACGGTGTGGATGTGTCATCCCCGTCCTCCGGCCTCTCCAGCCCTGAGCGAGGGTCATCGTCCTCTGACGTGAGGTCAAACGGTGTGCAggaggctcctcctcctcagcaggacTTCGACTGGACTCGGACTGCTGATTTGGAAACAGATGCCATCAAAGAAGCCGTTTTGTACTTCTCCACAGATCCCGAGGCTCGAACGTGGGCCCCTCTggtcttctccctctccttggAGGCTCTGAAAGGCTTTCAGGTACGGGAGGGGAGGAAGCTCCTGCGGCTAAACCACTCTATCGAGGAAATCCGGGACGTGGTGCCAGACGTCTCCATGGGAGGACCGGCCTTCTTCAAACTCCTGACCGTCAAGGAGACACTCAAACTCAGGGCGGAAAGCCCGGAGGAGGCTCGCTCCTGGAGAGTTTTGATCCGTGGAGCTCTGGACGCGTACCTAGAGTGCGGGGAGGACGGGGTCTCCGGGGAATCAGCCGTAGGGCAACCGGAGGTGAACGGAAACCTGCACAGACTGGTGCAGCACAGACTGAAGGAAGACGGAGCGTTTCTGGTTCATCTGTGTGCCGTGCCGTCAGAGAAGGGTCTGGATGCTCAGGGCTTCAGGTGTGCAG GGTGTCCCAGGCAGATTGGCCCGTGCCGAAGCAGAGCGAGGCTGTGCGAGTTCTCAGGCCAGTACTACTGTGACTCCTGTCACCATGGAGACACCACCGTCATCCCTTCACGCATGGTGCACAACTGGGACCTCACACAGCGAGAG GTGTCTAAGAAGGCGCTGCGGCTGCTGGCTCAGGTGGAGCACGAGCCTCTGCTGAACGTGGAGCAGCTGAACCCCGATCTGATGCTTCACGCCGAACCCATGGCTCAGGCTCACAACCTGCGACAGAGGCTGCGTCTGCTCGGAgactacctgttcacctgccgCAGCGGAGCCTGCAAGAAACTCCAAGCCag AATGGAACAGCGGTCGTACATGTTGGAGTCGAGCCACCTGTACAGCGTCATGGACTTACGGCAGATAGCTGAGGACCAATATGCGAACTacctgctcacactgctgcagcaCGCCTCCAACCACGTGTTCCACTGCGATCTGTGCACCCAGCGAGGCTTCATCTGTCAGACATGCCACGCCGATGACATCATCTTTCCCTTCCAGTTTGAAATCACCACCAG GTGTAAGGACTGTAAGGCCGTGTTTCACCTGGCCTGCAAGGCGCCCGACGACCCGTGTCCTCGCTGTCAGCGGATGAAGAAATACCTGGAGAGAGATCTTCAGGACTGA